A stretch of the Melanotaenia boesemani isolate fMelBoe1 chromosome 24, fMelBoe1.pri, whole genome shotgun sequence genome encodes the following:
- the rcbtb1 gene encoding RCC1 and BTB domain-containing protein 1 isoform X1, which produces MERCFSVSGDDRAPCSLPPPNVLPPPGYLPPVPPSSPPSSLVTPCQQGRLSFAGAMVDVSKWPLFSLLSREEQATIRQACVFGIFGNEAIYITHRDEVFVFGLNYSGCLGTGDSASTIIPKKLDLLGGKKVISLSYGSGPHVLLATEDGQLFTWGHNGYSQLGNGTTNQGLSPMLITANLQNKKVVGVACGSHHSMALTQDGEVFAWGYNNYGQVGTGSTSNQPCPRRVSGCLQGKMAVGITCGQTSSMALVDNGEVYAWGYNGNGQLGIGNNGNQMTPCRLTALQGLCIQQIVSGYGHCLALTDEGLLYAWGANTCGQLGTGNKNNHLSPVQIMADKERYSGGGKLDNRVVEVAACHSTYTSAAKTQSGQVYMWGQCRGQSIVLPYLTHFTNTDDVFACFATPSVMWRLVSMEHGDFMTLAEALRKEFDSPETADLKFSIDGKFIHVHKAVLKIRCEHFRSMFRSQWAEDHQEVIEISQFSYPVYKSFLQFLYTDTVDLPPEDAIGLLDLATSYCENRLKRLCQQIIKSGITVENAFTLLCAAIRYDAEDLEKFCFRFCINHLTQVTQTDAFWQIDGAMLKEFIGKASRHGAFRN; this is translated from the exons ATGGAGCGATGTTTTAG TGTCAGCGGGGATGATCGTGCTCCTTGCTCCTTGCCTCCTCCTAACGTCCTTCCTCCCCCTGGGTACCTACCACCTGTTCCACCCTCCTCTCCCCCATCGTCCCTGGTGACTCCTTGTCAACAAGGAAGGCTGAGTTTTGCAGGGGCCATGGTAGATGTCAGTAAGTGGCCCTTGTTCTCCCTCCTGAGCAGAGAGGAACAAGCTACTATCCGACAAGCTTGTGTTTTTGGAATATTTGGTAATGAAGCAATCTACATCACACATAGAGATGAG GTATTTGTGTTTGGGTTGAACTACAGTGGCTGCCTTGGTACAGGAGACAGTGCGAGCACTATTATTCCAAAGAAACTGGATTTACTGGGAGGGAAGAAGGTTATTAGCCTCAGCTATGGCAGTGGACCCCATGTACTGTTGGCTACAGAGG ATGGACAGCTGTTTACATGGGGACACAATGGCTACAGCCAGCTGGGGAATGGCACAACAAACCAAGGACTATCCCCGATGCTGATCACTGCTAACCTACAGAACAAAAAGGTGGTTGGGGTTGCATGTGGCTCTCATCACTCAATGGCTCTGACTCAGGATGGAGAG GTCTTTGCATGGGGTTATAATAACTATGGCCAGGTGGGTACaggctctacatctaaccagcCCTGCCCCAGGAGAGTCTCCGGATGCCTTCAGGGCAAGATGGCGGTGGGCATCACGTGTGGTCAGACCTCCTCCATGGCTCTGGTTGACAATGGAGAG GTTTATGCCTGGGGATACAATGGAAATGGCCAGTTGGGTATTGGGAATAACGGAAATCAGATGACTCCTTGTCGCCTTACTGCACTTCAAGGATTATGCATTCAGCAG ATTGTATCAGGATATGGACACTGTCTGGCACTGACAGATGAGGGGCTGCTGTATGCCTGGGGAGCTAACACCTGTGGTCAACTAGGAACTGGCAACAAAAACAACCACCTCAGTCCTGTACAAATCATGGCTGACAAAGAGAGGTACAGTGGAGGTGGAAAACTTGACAACAG GGTTGTAGAGGTTGCAGCATGCCATTCAACATATACTTCAGCAGCAAAGACCCAAAGCGGGCAG GTGTACATGTGGGGTCAGTGCCGGGGCCAGTCCATTGTCTTGCCCTACCTCACACACTTCACCAACACCGATGACGTCTTCGCCTGCTTCGCCACACCCTCTGTCATGTGGCGTCTCGTTTCAATGG AGCATGGTGATTTCATGACACTTGCTGAGGCTCTTAGGAAAGAGTTTGACAGTCCAGAAACGGCCGACCTCAAGTTCAGCATCGATGGCAAATTTATCCATGTTCACAAGGCCGTGCTAAAGATCAG ATGCGAGCATTTCCGCTCAATGTTTCGCTCCCAGTGGGCAGAGGATCATCAGGAGGTGATCGAGATCAGCCAGTTCTCTTATCCCGTCTACAAATCCTTCCTGCAGTTTCTCTACACAGACACGGTTGACCTGCCACCTGAGGACGCCATTG GGTTGTTGGATCTGGCCACCTCATACTGTGAAAACAGGCTTAAACGTCTGTGTCAGCAGATCATCAAGAGTGGAATCACTGTGGAAAATGCCTTCACCCTGCTGTGTGCCGCCATACGGTATGATGCAGAG gaCCTTGAGAAGTTCTGTTTCAGGTTTTGCATAAACCATCTCACTCAGGTGACACAGACCGATGCCTTCTGGCAAATAGATGGAGCGATGCTCAAGGAGTTCATTGGCAAAGCCAGCCGCCACGGAGCCTTCAGGAACTGA
- the rcbtb1 gene encoding RCC1 and BTB domain-containing protein 1 isoform X3, which produces MERCFSVSGDDRAPCSLPPPNVLPPPGYLPPVPPSSPPSSLVTPCQQGRLSFAGAMVDVSKWPLFSLLSREEQATIRQACVFGIFGNEAIYITHRDEVFVFGLNYSGCLGTGDSASTIIPKKLDLLGGKKVISLSYGSGPHVLLATEDGQLFTWGHNGYSQLGNGTTNQGLSPMLITANLQNKKVVGVACGSHHSMALTQDGEVFAWGYNNYGQVGTGSTSNQPCPRRVSGCLQGKMAVGITCGQTSSMALVDNGEVYAWGYNGNGQLGIGNNGNQMTPCRLTALQGLCIQQIVSGYGHCLALTDEGLLYAWGANTCGQLGTGNKNNHLSPVQIMADKERYSGGGKLDNRVVEVAACHSTYTSAAKTQSGQVYMWGQCRGQSIVLPYLTHFTNTDDVFACFATPSVMWRLVSMEHGDFMTLAEALRKEFDSPETADLKFSIDGKFIHVHKAVLKIRCEHFRSMFRSQWAEDHQEVIEISQFSYPVYKSFLQFLYTDTVDLPPEDAIGLLDLATSYCENRLKRLCQQIIKSGITVENAFTLLCAAIRTLRSSVSGFA; this is translated from the exons ATGGAGCGATGTTTTAG TGTCAGCGGGGATGATCGTGCTCCTTGCTCCTTGCCTCCTCCTAACGTCCTTCCTCCCCCTGGGTACCTACCACCTGTTCCACCCTCCTCTCCCCCATCGTCCCTGGTGACTCCTTGTCAACAAGGAAGGCTGAGTTTTGCAGGGGCCATGGTAGATGTCAGTAAGTGGCCCTTGTTCTCCCTCCTGAGCAGAGAGGAACAAGCTACTATCCGACAAGCTTGTGTTTTTGGAATATTTGGTAATGAAGCAATCTACATCACACATAGAGATGAG GTATTTGTGTTTGGGTTGAACTACAGTGGCTGCCTTGGTACAGGAGACAGTGCGAGCACTATTATTCCAAAGAAACTGGATTTACTGGGAGGGAAGAAGGTTATTAGCCTCAGCTATGGCAGTGGACCCCATGTACTGTTGGCTACAGAGG ATGGACAGCTGTTTACATGGGGACACAATGGCTACAGCCAGCTGGGGAATGGCACAACAAACCAAGGACTATCCCCGATGCTGATCACTGCTAACCTACAGAACAAAAAGGTGGTTGGGGTTGCATGTGGCTCTCATCACTCAATGGCTCTGACTCAGGATGGAGAG GTCTTTGCATGGGGTTATAATAACTATGGCCAGGTGGGTACaggctctacatctaaccagcCCTGCCCCAGGAGAGTCTCCGGATGCCTTCAGGGCAAGATGGCGGTGGGCATCACGTGTGGTCAGACCTCCTCCATGGCTCTGGTTGACAATGGAGAG GTTTATGCCTGGGGATACAATGGAAATGGCCAGTTGGGTATTGGGAATAACGGAAATCAGATGACTCCTTGTCGCCTTACTGCACTTCAAGGATTATGCATTCAGCAG ATTGTATCAGGATATGGACACTGTCTGGCACTGACAGATGAGGGGCTGCTGTATGCCTGGGGAGCTAACACCTGTGGTCAACTAGGAACTGGCAACAAAAACAACCACCTCAGTCCTGTACAAATCATGGCTGACAAAGAGAGGTACAGTGGAGGTGGAAAACTTGACAACAG GGTTGTAGAGGTTGCAGCATGCCATTCAACATATACTTCAGCAGCAAAGACCCAAAGCGGGCAG GTGTACATGTGGGGTCAGTGCCGGGGCCAGTCCATTGTCTTGCCCTACCTCACACACTTCACCAACACCGATGACGTCTTCGCCTGCTTCGCCACACCCTCTGTCATGTGGCGTCTCGTTTCAATGG AGCATGGTGATTTCATGACACTTGCTGAGGCTCTTAGGAAAGAGTTTGACAGTCCAGAAACGGCCGACCTCAAGTTCAGCATCGATGGCAAATTTATCCATGTTCACAAGGCCGTGCTAAAGATCAG ATGCGAGCATTTCCGCTCAATGTTTCGCTCCCAGTGGGCAGAGGATCATCAGGAGGTGATCGAGATCAGCCAGTTCTCTTATCCCGTCTACAAATCCTTCCTGCAGTTTCTCTACACAGACACGGTTGACCTGCCACCTGAGGACGCCATTG GGTTGTTGGATCTGGCCACCTCATACTGTGAAAACAGGCTTAAACGTCTGTGTCAGCAGATCATCAAGAGTGGAATCACTGTGGAAAATGCCTTCACCCTGCTGTGTGCCGCCATACG gaCCTTGAGAAGTTCTGTTTCAGGTTTTGCATAA
- the rcbtb1 gene encoding RCC1 and BTB domain-containing protein 1 isoform X2, giving the protein MERCFSVSGDDRAPCSLPPPNVLPPPGYLPPVPPSSPPSSLVTPCQQGRLSFAGAMVDVSKWPLFSLLSREEQATIRQACVFGIFGNEAIYITHRDEVFVFGLNYSGCLGTGDSASTIIPKKLDLLGGKKVISLSYGSGPHVLLATEDGQLFTWGHNGYSQLGNGTTNQGLSPMLITANLQNKKVVGVACGSHHSMALTQDGEVFAWGYNNYGQVGTGSTSNQPCPRRVSGCLQGKMAVGITCGQTSSMALVDNGEVYAWGYNGNGQLGIGNNGNQMTPCRLTALQGLCIQQIVSGYGHCLALTDEGLLYAWGANTCGQLGTGNKNNHLSPVQIMADKERVVEVAACHSTYTSAAKTQSGQVYMWGQCRGQSIVLPYLTHFTNTDDVFACFATPSVMWRLVSMEHGDFMTLAEALRKEFDSPETADLKFSIDGKFIHVHKAVLKIRCEHFRSMFRSQWAEDHQEVIEISQFSYPVYKSFLQFLYTDTVDLPPEDAIGLLDLATSYCENRLKRLCQQIIKSGITVENAFTLLCAAIRYDAEDLEKFCFRFCINHLTQVTQTDAFWQIDGAMLKEFIGKASRHGAFRN; this is encoded by the exons ATGGAGCGATGTTTTAG TGTCAGCGGGGATGATCGTGCTCCTTGCTCCTTGCCTCCTCCTAACGTCCTTCCTCCCCCTGGGTACCTACCACCTGTTCCACCCTCCTCTCCCCCATCGTCCCTGGTGACTCCTTGTCAACAAGGAAGGCTGAGTTTTGCAGGGGCCATGGTAGATGTCAGTAAGTGGCCCTTGTTCTCCCTCCTGAGCAGAGAGGAACAAGCTACTATCCGACAAGCTTGTGTTTTTGGAATATTTGGTAATGAAGCAATCTACATCACACATAGAGATGAG GTATTTGTGTTTGGGTTGAACTACAGTGGCTGCCTTGGTACAGGAGACAGTGCGAGCACTATTATTCCAAAGAAACTGGATTTACTGGGAGGGAAGAAGGTTATTAGCCTCAGCTATGGCAGTGGACCCCATGTACTGTTGGCTACAGAGG ATGGACAGCTGTTTACATGGGGACACAATGGCTACAGCCAGCTGGGGAATGGCACAACAAACCAAGGACTATCCCCGATGCTGATCACTGCTAACCTACAGAACAAAAAGGTGGTTGGGGTTGCATGTGGCTCTCATCACTCAATGGCTCTGACTCAGGATGGAGAG GTCTTTGCATGGGGTTATAATAACTATGGCCAGGTGGGTACaggctctacatctaaccagcCCTGCCCCAGGAGAGTCTCCGGATGCCTTCAGGGCAAGATGGCGGTGGGCATCACGTGTGGTCAGACCTCCTCCATGGCTCTGGTTGACAATGGAGAG GTTTATGCCTGGGGATACAATGGAAATGGCCAGTTGGGTATTGGGAATAACGGAAATCAGATGACTCCTTGTCGCCTTACTGCACTTCAAGGATTATGCATTCAGCAG ATTGTATCAGGATATGGACACTGTCTGGCACTGACAGATGAGGGGCTGCTGTATGCCTGGGGAGCTAACACCTGTGGTCAACTAGGAACTGGCAACAAAAACAACCACCTCAGTCCTGTACAAATCATGGCTGACAAAGAGAG GGTTGTAGAGGTTGCAGCATGCCATTCAACATATACTTCAGCAGCAAAGACCCAAAGCGGGCAG GTGTACATGTGGGGTCAGTGCCGGGGCCAGTCCATTGTCTTGCCCTACCTCACACACTTCACCAACACCGATGACGTCTTCGCCTGCTTCGCCACACCCTCTGTCATGTGGCGTCTCGTTTCAATGG AGCATGGTGATTTCATGACACTTGCTGAGGCTCTTAGGAAAGAGTTTGACAGTCCAGAAACGGCCGACCTCAAGTTCAGCATCGATGGCAAATTTATCCATGTTCACAAGGCCGTGCTAAAGATCAG ATGCGAGCATTTCCGCTCAATGTTTCGCTCCCAGTGGGCAGAGGATCATCAGGAGGTGATCGAGATCAGCCAGTTCTCTTATCCCGTCTACAAATCCTTCCTGCAGTTTCTCTACACAGACACGGTTGACCTGCCACCTGAGGACGCCATTG GGTTGTTGGATCTGGCCACCTCATACTGTGAAAACAGGCTTAAACGTCTGTGTCAGCAGATCATCAAGAGTGGAATCACTGTGGAAAATGCCTTCACCCTGCTGTGTGCCGCCATACGGTATGATGCAGAG gaCCTTGAGAAGTTCTGTTTCAGGTTTTGCATAAACCATCTCACTCAGGTGACACAGACCGATGCCTTCTGGCAAATAGATGGAGCGATGCTCAAGGAGTTCATTGGCAAAGCCAGCCGCCACGGAGCCTTCAGGAACTGA
- the rcbtb1 gene encoding RCC1 and BTB domain-containing protein 1 isoform X4, with amino-acid sequence MVDVSKWPLFSLLSREEQATIRQACVFGIFGNEAIYITHRDEVFVFGLNYSGCLGTGDSASTIIPKKLDLLGGKKVISLSYGSGPHVLLATEDGQLFTWGHNGYSQLGNGTTNQGLSPMLITANLQNKKVVGVACGSHHSMALTQDGEVFAWGYNNYGQVGTGSTSNQPCPRRVSGCLQGKMAVGITCGQTSSMALVDNGEVYAWGYNGNGQLGIGNNGNQMTPCRLTALQGLCIQQIVSGYGHCLALTDEGLLYAWGANTCGQLGTGNKNNHLSPVQIMADKERYSGGGKLDNRVVEVAACHSTYTSAAKTQSGQVYMWGQCRGQSIVLPYLTHFTNTDDVFACFATPSVMWRLVSMEHGDFMTLAEALRKEFDSPETADLKFSIDGKFIHVHKAVLKIRCEHFRSMFRSQWAEDHQEVIEISQFSYPVYKSFLQFLYTDTVDLPPEDAIGLLDLATSYCENRLKRLCQQIIKSGITVENAFTLLCAAIRYDAEDLEKFCFRFCINHLTQVTQTDAFWQIDGAMLKEFIGKASRHGAFRN; translated from the exons ATGGTAGATGTCAGTAAGTGGCCCTTGTTCTCCCTCCTGAGCAGAGAGGAACAAGCTACTATCCGACAAGCTTGTGTTTTTGGAATATTTGGTAATGAAGCAATCTACATCACACATAGAGATGAG GTATTTGTGTTTGGGTTGAACTACAGTGGCTGCCTTGGTACAGGAGACAGTGCGAGCACTATTATTCCAAAGAAACTGGATTTACTGGGAGGGAAGAAGGTTATTAGCCTCAGCTATGGCAGTGGACCCCATGTACTGTTGGCTACAGAGG ATGGACAGCTGTTTACATGGGGACACAATGGCTACAGCCAGCTGGGGAATGGCACAACAAACCAAGGACTATCCCCGATGCTGATCACTGCTAACCTACAGAACAAAAAGGTGGTTGGGGTTGCATGTGGCTCTCATCACTCAATGGCTCTGACTCAGGATGGAGAG GTCTTTGCATGGGGTTATAATAACTATGGCCAGGTGGGTACaggctctacatctaaccagcCCTGCCCCAGGAGAGTCTCCGGATGCCTTCAGGGCAAGATGGCGGTGGGCATCACGTGTGGTCAGACCTCCTCCATGGCTCTGGTTGACAATGGAGAG GTTTATGCCTGGGGATACAATGGAAATGGCCAGTTGGGTATTGGGAATAACGGAAATCAGATGACTCCTTGTCGCCTTACTGCACTTCAAGGATTATGCATTCAGCAG ATTGTATCAGGATATGGACACTGTCTGGCACTGACAGATGAGGGGCTGCTGTATGCCTGGGGAGCTAACACCTGTGGTCAACTAGGAACTGGCAACAAAAACAACCACCTCAGTCCTGTACAAATCATGGCTGACAAAGAGAGGTACAGTGGAGGTGGAAAACTTGACAACAG GGTTGTAGAGGTTGCAGCATGCCATTCAACATATACTTCAGCAGCAAAGACCCAAAGCGGGCAG GTGTACATGTGGGGTCAGTGCCGGGGCCAGTCCATTGTCTTGCCCTACCTCACACACTTCACCAACACCGATGACGTCTTCGCCTGCTTCGCCACACCCTCTGTCATGTGGCGTCTCGTTTCAATGG AGCATGGTGATTTCATGACACTTGCTGAGGCTCTTAGGAAAGAGTTTGACAGTCCAGAAACGGCCGACCTCAAGTTCAGCATCGATGGCAAATTTATCCATGTTCACAAGGCCGTGCTAAAGATCAG ATGCGAGCATTTCCGCTCAATGTTTCGCTCCCAGTGGGCAGAGGATCATCAGGAGGTGATCGAGATCAGCCAGTTCTCTTATCCCGTCTACAAATCCTTCCTGCAGTTTCTCTACACAGACACGGTTGACCTGCCACCTGAGGACGCCATTG GGTTGTTGGATCTGGCCACCTCATACTGTGAAAACAGGCTTAAACGTCTGTGTCAGCAGATCATCAAGAGTGGAATCACTGTGGAAAATGCCTTCACCCTGCTGTGTGCCGCCATACGGTATGATGCAGAG gaCCTTGAGAAGTTCTGTTTCAGGTTTTGCATAAACCATCTCACTCAGGTGACACAGACCGATGCCTTCTGGCAAATAGATGGAGCGATGCTCAAGGAGTTCATTGGCAAAGCCAGCCGCCACGGAGCCTTCAGGAACTGA
- the cdadc1 gene encoding cytidine and dCMP deaminase domain-containing protein 1 isoform X1: MEDSEKWNRVETGRSRPCREMRDSCIQTDSKIQGEPGNGPRLSKVNLFTLLSLWMELFPQEQLEEDDTSQMHGMGLVVVREGKVVGLHCSGTDLHAGQAAIIQHGASLADCQLYFSRRPCATCLKMIINAGVSQISFWPGDPEISMLTSALTNQTNSHSYSPPHSITEEAALDAMATEKLKSNSRPHICVQLQPLAPGLLQFVYETSKECDFMERLTEDDPELNTEELFNRERIKHLRHFSRHFLVGTSEQHKHILIQMGLENFCVEPYFSNLRHNMRELVEVLAAVAAGVPQQNCGFYREQMATSLPPHHGEVSQEVARHCIIQARLLEYRTEDPKVGVGAVIWAKGKSAGCSGTGCLYLVGCGYNAYPAGSKYAEYPQMDNKQEDRQRRKYRYIVHAEQNALTFRMRDIKPEEAAMLFVTKCPCDECVPLIKGAGITHIYTSDQDRDKDKGDISYLRFSLLKDINKFIWQRSPSVSSVPSHLANGCIGKHSRQTEHEHYRNKKLCTKRCSDSPAS, from the exons ATGGAAGATAGCGAGAAATGGAACCGAGTGGAAACGGGCCGGTCAAGGCCATGTCGAGAAATGAGAGATAGCTGTATCCAGACTGATAGCAAAATACAAGGTGAGCCAG GCAATGGCCCAAGGTTGTCGAAGGTAAACCTGTTTACCTTGTTGAGTTTGTGGATGGAGTTGTTCCCTCAGGAGCAACTTGAGGAAGATGACACTAGCCAG ATGCATGGGATGGGTCTGGTGGTGGTGCGGGAAGGCAAGGTGGTGGGACTCCATTGTTCAGGAACTGACCTCCATGCAGGACAAGCAGCCATCATCCAACATGGTGCCAGCCTGGCTGACTGTCAGCTGTATTTCTCAAGGAGGCCTTGTGCAACCTGCCTAAAGATGATCATCAATG CTGGAGTTAGTCAGATCTCTTTCTGGCCTGGGGACCCTGAGATCAGCATGCTGACATCTGCACTTACAAACCAGACAAACTCCCACTCCTATAGCCCACCTCACTCCATCACCGAAGAGGCTGCGCTGGACGCCATGGCAACAGAGAAGCTGAAGTCTAACAGTCGTCCTCACATCTGCGTGCAGCTGCAGCCGCTGGCTCCTGGCTTGCTGCAGTTTGTTTATGAGACATCTAAAGAGTGTGATTTTATGGAGAGACTGACTGAAGATGACCCAGAGCTGAACACAGAGGAACTCTTTAACAG AGAGCGCATAAAACACCTGAGACATTTCTCTAGACACTTTCTGGTTGGTACATCTGAGCAGCACAAGCATATTTTGATCCAAATGGGTCTGGAGAATTTCTGTGTGGAGCCCTACTTCTCCAACCTTAGACATAACATGAGGGAGCTGGTGGAAGTTCTAGCTGCCGTGGCAGCTGGGGTGCCACAGCAAAACTGTGGTTTCTACAG AGAGCAGATGGCAACATCATTGCCTCCTCATCATGGGGAAGTGTCCCAAGAGGTGGCTCGCCACTGCATCATCCAGGCCCGGCTGCTGGAATATAGAACag AAGACCCAAAGGTGGGTGTGGGTGCGGTTATCTGGGCGAAAGGAAAATCT GCTGGCTGTAGTGGAACAGGGTGTCTGTATCTGGTGGGTTGTGGGTACAATGCTTACCCTGCTGGCTCAAAGTACGCCGAGTACCCCCAGATGGACAACAAGCAGGAAGACCGTCAGAGACGCAAATACAGATACATTGTCCACGCAGAACAGAACGCACTCACCTTCAG GATGCGAGACATCAAACCGGAGGAGGCAGCCATGTTGTTTGTAACCAAATGTCCTTGTGACGAGTGCGTCCCTCTGATCAAAGGAGCTGGGATCACACACATCTACACCTCAGACCAGGACAGGGACAAAGATAAAGGAGACATTTCTTACCTAAGATTTAGCTTGCTGAAGGACATCAACAAGTTTATT TGGCAAAGGAGCCCTTCAGTTTCCTCAGTACCTTCTCACCTTGCCA atGGTTGTATTGGGAAGCACAGCAGGCAGACTGAGCATGAGCACTACAGAAACAAGAAGCTGTGCACCAAAAGGTGCAGCGACTCTCCTGCCAGCTGA
- the cdadc1 gene encoding cytidine and dCMP deaminase domain-containing protein 1 isoform X2, whose product MEDSEKWNRVETGRSRPCREMRDSCIQTDSKIQGNGPRLSKVNLFTLLSLWMELFPQEQLEEDDTSQMHGMGLVVVREGKVVGLHCSGTDLHAGQAAIIQHGASLADCQLYFSRRPCATCLKMIINAGVSQISFWPGDPEISMLTSALTNQTNSHSYSPPHSITEEAALDAMATEKLKSNSRPHICVQLQPLAPGLLQFVYETSKECDFMERLTEDDPELNTEELFNRERIKHLRHFSRHFLVGTSEQHKHILIQMGLENFCVEPYFSNLRHNMRELVEVLAAVAAGVPQQNCGFYREQMATSLPPHHGEVSQEVARHCIIQARLLEYRTEDPKVGVGAVIWAKGKSAGCSGTGCLYLVGCGYNAYPAGSKYAEYPQMDNKQEDRQRRKYRYIVHAEQNALTFRMRDIKPEEAAMLFVTKCPCDECVPLIKGAGITHIYTSDQDRDKDKGDISYLRFSLLKDINKFIWQRSPSVSSVPSHLANGCIGKHSRQTEHEHYRNKKLCTKRCSDSPAS is encoded by the exons ATGGAAGATAGCGAGAAATGGAACCGAGTGGAAACGGGCCGGTCAAGGCCATGTCGAGAAATGAGAGATAGCTGTATCCAGACTGATAGCAAAATACAAG GCAATGGCCCAAGGTTGTCGAAGGTAAACCTGTTTACCTTGTTGAGTTTGTGGATGGAGTTGTTCCCTCAGGAGCAACTTGAGGAAGATGACACTAGCCAG ATGCATGGGATGGGTCTGGTGGTGGTGCGGGAAGGCAAGGTGGTGGGACTCCATTGTTCAGGAACTGACCTCCATGCAGGACAAGCAGCCATCATCCAACATGGTGCCAGCCTGGCTGACTGTCAGCTGTATTTCTCAAGGAGGCCTTGTGCAACCTGCCTAAAGATGATCATCAATG CTGGAGTTAGTCAGATCTCTTTCTGGCCTGGGGACCCTGAGATCAGCATGCTGACATCTGCACTTACAAACCAGACAAACTCCCACTCCTATAGCCCACCTCACTCCATCACCGAAGAGGCTGCGCTGGACGCCATGGCAACAGAGAAGCTGAAGTCTAACAGTCGTCCTCACATCTGCGTGCAGCTGCAGCCGCTGGCTCCTGGCTTGCTGCAGTTTGTTTATGAGACATCTAAAGAGTGTGATTTTATGGAGAGACTGACTGAAGATGACCCAGAGCTGAACACAGAGGAACTCTTTAACAG AGAGCGCATAAAACACCTGAGACATTTCTCTAGACACTTTCTGGTTGGTACATCTGAGCAGCACAAGCATATTTTGATCCAAATGGGTCTGGAGAATTTCTGTGTGGAGCCCTACTTCTCCAACCTTAGACATAACATGAGGGAGCTGGTGGAAGTTCTAGCTGCCGTGGCAGCTGGGGTGCCACAGCAAAACTGTGGTTTCTACAG AGAGCAGATGGCAACATCATTGCCTCCTCATCATGGGGAAGTGTCCCAAGAGGTGGCTCGCCACTGCATCATCCAGGCCCGGCTGCTGGAATATAGAACag AAGACCCAAAGGTGGGTGTGGGTGCGGTTATCTGGGCGAAAGGAAAATCT GCTGGCTGTAGTGGAACAGGGTGTCTGTATCTGGTGGGTTGTGGGTACAATGCTTACCCTGCTGGCTCAAAGTACGCCGAGTACCCCCAGATGGACAACAAGCAGGAAGACCGTCAGAGACGCAAATACAGATACATTGTCCACGCAGAACAGAACGCACTCACCTTCAG GATGCGAGACATCAAACCGGAGGAGGCAGCCATGTTGTTTGTAACCAAATGTCCTTGTGACGAGTGCGTCCCTCTGATCAAAGGAGCTGGGATCACACACATCTACACCTCAGACCAGGACAGGGACAAAGATAAAGGAGACATTTCTTACCTAAGATTTAGCTTGCTGAAGGACATCAACAAGTTTATT TGGCAAAGGAGCCCTTCAGTTTCCTCAGTACCTTCTCACCTTGCCA atGGTTGTATTGGGAAGCACAGCAGGCAGACTGAGCATGAGCACTACAGAAACAAGAAGCTGTGCACCAAAAGGTGCAGCGACTCTCCTGCCAGCTGA